From one Bombus huntii isolate Logan2020A chromosome 17, iyBomHunt1.1, whole genome shotgun sequence genomic stretch:
- the LOC126875199 gene encoding omega-amidase NIT2-like isoform X1: MLILSSTIHNLNIMILTNIAKQVVRTMSTFRLALVQLEVNEVKRKNVERAVSYISSAKEHNADIIALPECFNSPYGIQYFPKYAESIPDGETSVASSNAAKENNIYVVGGTMPEIGGDKLYNTCTIWGPDGTLIAKHRKVHLFDIDIPNKITFRESDSLSPGNSLTTFDVKGCKIGIGICYDIRFEEMARIYRNKGCQMLIYPAAFNMTTGPLHWSLLQRSRANDNQLYVACISPARVP; the protein is encoded by the exons ATGTTGATATTGAGTAGTACCATACATAACCTCAACATTATGATACTTACAAACATCGCTAAACAAGTAGTGCGAACGATGTCGA CATTTCGCTTGGCGTTGGTACAACTTGAAGTAAATGAAGTAAAACGCAAAAATGTAGAGCGGGCAGTTTCCTACATTTCTAGCGCAAAAGAGCACAATGCTGATATTATAGCTCTTCCTGAATGCTTTAATTCACCATATggaatac agtactttccaaaatacgccgagagtattcctgatggtgaaacgagcgttgcttcatcgaacgcagctaaagaaaacaacatctatgtagttggtggtacgatgcctgaaatagggggcgataaattgtacaatacctgtactatttggggtcccgatggaactttgatagcaaaacaccgaaag gtacatctattcgacatcgacattcctaataagattacttttcgagagagtgattcactcagtcctggtaactccctaacgacgttcgatgtgaagggctgcaaaataggtattggcatttgctatgatattagattcgaggaaatggcacgcatttatcggaacaaag gttgccaaatgctgatatatccagcggcattcaatatgaccactggaccactgcactggtcattacttcagcgttccagagcgaatgataatcaattatacgttgcctgcatatcaccggctcgtgttccttaa
- the LOC126875199 gene encoding omega-amidase NIT2-like isoform X2: protein MLILSSTIHNLNIMILTNIAKQVVRTMSTFRLALVQLEVNEVKRKNVERAVSYISSAKEHNADIIALPECFNSPYGIQYFPKYAESIPDGETSVASSNAAKENNIYVVGGTMPEIGGDKLYNTCTIWGPDGTLIAKHRKVHLFDIDIPNKITFRESDSLSPGNSLTTFDVKGCKIGIGICYDIRFEEMARIYRNKDTSG from the exons ATGTTGATATTGAGTAGTACCATACATAACCTCAACATTATGATACTTACAAACATCGCTAAACAAGTAGTGCGAACGATGTCGA CATTTCGCTTGGCGTTGGTACAACTTGAAGTAAATGAAGTAAAACGCAAAAATGTAGAGCGGGCAGTTTCCTACATTTCTAGCGCAAAAGAGCACAATGCTGATATTATAGCTCTTCCTGAATGCTTTAATTCACCATATggaatac agtactttccaaaatacgccgagagtattcctgatggtgaaacgagcgttgcttcatcgaacgcagctaaagaaaacaacatctatgtagttggtggtacgatgcctgaaatagggggcgataaattgtacaatacctgtactatttggggtcccgatggaactttgatagcaaaacaccgaaag gtacatctattcgacatcgacattcctaataagattacttttcgagagagtgattcactcagtcctggtaactccctaacgacgttcgatgtgaagggctgcaaaataggtattggcatttgctatgatattagattcgaggaaatggcacgcatttatcggaacaaag atacttctggctag